Proteins from one Chroococcidiopsis sp. CCMEE 29 genomic window:
- the rfbC gene encoding dTDP-4-dehydrorhamnose 3,5-epimerase has protein sequence MQFTETKLKGAFIIDLAERFDQRGFFARTFCAKEFAEHGLKPTVAQCNLSFNYKKGTLRGMHYQMVPVTETKLVRCVQGAIYDVIVDMRPNSPTYLSHIGVELTAENRRALYVPDMFAHGYQTLTAGAEVIYQVGEFYAPGHERGLRYNDPAFDIEWPLPVSEISAKDATWPFLFESVFVGV, from the coding sequence ATGCAATTCACAGAGACAAAGCTCAAAGGAGCATTCATCATTGACTTAGCTGAACGATTTGACCAACGAGGGTTTTTTGCTCGTACTTTCTGTGCTAAAGAATTTGCAGAGCATGGTCTAAAACCAACTGTTGCTCAATGTAATCTGTCTTTTAACTACAAAAAAGGCACGTTAAGGGGAATGCACTATCAAATGGTCCCAGTAACTGAGACTAAGTTAGTTCGTTGTGTGCAGGGTGCTATCTATGACGTAATCGTCGATATGCGACCTAATTCCCCCACTTACTTATCACACATTGGTGTGGAACTGACTGCTGAAAACCGGCGAGCTTTGTACGTACCTGATATGTTTGCCCATGGCTACCAGACACTAACGGCTGGAGCTGAAGTTATATATCAAGTTGGTGAGTTTTACGCTCCCGGTCATGAGCGGGGTCTGCGTTACAACGACCCCGCCTTTGATATTGAGTGGCCTTTACCTGTGAGTGAAATCTCGGCTAAAGATGCAACTTGGCCATTTCTATTTGAATCTGTATTTGTAGGAGTGTAG
- a CDS encoding glycosyltransferase family 61 protein — MLSSSASLELEAEVECTVNCVGKNHNRQAVGIVQGGYLMTSYIVNLLKKKILVGRRRAIIGVIKYQLRKWTFSNVTEKLGLNILTREEVIKNSEKYKVLQFGSEESITVSEPYNSSDNLPSFITKRVGTITLKKPFVFEITNAELIGPAAVGFDEDGNLISETVTTTKKIGRNLPTRTLISKKLPSLVTPHLDTACSLVHWWHTNYYHWLMQSLTKIEGLEYYQEQTGIKPTLIIPSNPPSWKIESLRLLGYEPDNCIQWNRSKLKVKRLVVPSFQHSASDQLVSPTACRWLRQRVFSNLPNVDSKQISCSSRIYISRPKTAGRRIINEDDVLEALIPFGFVAYTLENLSFSDQVKLFSQAEIVVSPHGAGLTNIIFAQNLTVIELFGSFGIPTLFFLAKALGFQYACLMSDHNKRNQYSDKFNGIMMDIDKFQAQYNDIMVDVSRLQALVAEMLYVYTKTSPSTLSNERRLA; from the coding sequence ATGCTCTCAAGTTCAGCATCTCTTGAGCTGGAGGCTGAGGTAGAGTGCACGGTTAACTGCGTGGGGAAAAATCACAACCGACAAGCAGTCGGAATTGTTCAAGGAGGCTATCTAATGACGTCATATATAGTAAATCTGCTTAAGAAAAAGATTCTGGTCGGTCGTCGCAGGGCAATTATTGGGGTAATTAAATACCAACTACGTAAGTGGACGTTTTCTAACGTGACAGAAAAACTCGGCTTAAACATACTAACAAGGGAAGAAGTAATTAAAAACAGCGAGAAATACAAAGTTCTACAATTTGGTTCTGAGGAATCAATCACAGTTAGCGAGCCATATAATAGTTCAGATAATCTTCCGAGTTTTATTACCAAAAGAGTCGGCACAATTACTTTAAAAAAACCTTTTGTATTTGAAATTACCAATGCTGAACTTATTGGTCCTGCGGCTGTTGGATTTGATGAGGATGGAAACCTGATATCAGAAACAGTTACAACTACAAAAAAAATAGGGAGGAACTTACCTACACGAACATTAATTTCGAAAAAATTACCTAGCCTTGTTACTCCTCATCTGGATACAGCTTGTTCGTTAGTTCATTGGTGGCACACAAATTATTACCATTGGCTGATGCAGTCTTTAACAAAAATCGAAGGACTTGAATATTATCAAGAACAAACTGGGATAAAGCCGACTTTAATTATACCGTCAAATCCTCCTAGCTGGAAGATAGAATCTCTTAGGCTTTTAGGATATGAGCCAGATAATTGTATACAATGGAATCGATCAAAGCTCAAAGTTAAACGATTAGTAGTCCCATCTTTTCAACATAGTGCTAGCGATCAACTGGTATCACCTACAGCATGTCGCTGGCTTCGTCAGCGGGTTTTTAGCAATCTTCCTAATGTTGATAGCAAACAGATCTCTTGTTCTTCAAGAATATATATTTCCCGACCCAAAACAGCAGGTCGCCGCATCATTAATGAAGATGATGTACTAGAAGCTTTGATCCCATTTGGATTTGTTGCTTATACACTAGAAAATCTCAGCTTCTCGGATCAAGTAAAGCTTTTTTCACAAGCAGAAATAGTTGTTTCCCCACATGGTGCTGGTCTAACAAATATAATATTTGCACAGAACTTAACAGTCATCGAACTTTTTGGTTCATTTGGGATTCCAACTTTATTCTTTTTAGCAAAAGCCCTGGGTTTTCAGTATGCGTGTCTTATGTCAGACCACAATAAGCGCAATCAGTACAGTGATAAGTTCAATGGCATAATGATGGACATCGACAAATTTCAGGCTCAGTACAATGACATAATGGTGGACGTTTCCAGATTGCAGGCTCTCGTTGCGGAGATGCTATACGTTTATACTAAAACGAGTCCTTCAACACTGAGTAATGAAAGGCGATTAGCTTGA
- a CDS encoding glycosyltransferase family A protein produces the protein MLVFVIPLKSPQAAKSWSQVSKLFERCVKSLCSQTSSDFRVLVVCNEKPYIQFSHPNILYLEVDLPIPQPTWEDRKRDKEQKLLMGLVHARKLEPSYIMPVDADDCLSKHLVEFVNRNSHCNGWFVSKGYEYQEGSRLIYLRQEDFYVRCGSCNIIRYNLLNLPENINYDKPRQFYQEHGRVRKFMDKQGTPIEPLPFPAVVYITEHGENNYYQKGFGVDNPRMTHNPNKFMMVLKKAYKTLNSRPLSPTIRDEFSLYALR, from the coding sequence ATGCTCGTGTTCGTTATACCACTCAAAAGTCCACAAGCTGCAAAGTCGTGGAGCCAGGTATCTAAGCTATTTGAGCGATGTGTAAAATCACTTTGCAGCCAAACTTCATCAGACTTCAGGGTTCTTGTTGTCTGCAACGAAAAGCCTTATATACAGTTTAGCCATCCCAACATTCTTTATCTTGAGGTAGATCTTCCCATTCCACAACCAACCTGGGAAGATAGAAAACGAGATAAGGAGCAGAAACTTTTGATGGGATTAGTTCATGCGCGAAAACTTGAACCGTCCTACATCATGCCTGTTGATGCTGACGATTGTTTGAGTAAACACCTTGTAGAATTTGTCAACCGCAATTCTCACTGCAATGGCTGGTTTGTAAGTAAAGGATACGAATACCAGGAGGGCAGCAGGCTAATCTATCTCAGACAAGAAGATTTTTATGTTCGATGTGGTAGCTGCAATATCATCCGATACAACTTGCTCAATCTGCCTGAAAATATCAACTACGACAAACCGCGTCAGTTCTATCAAGAACATGGGAGGGTCAGAAAATTCATGGATAAGCAGGGAACACCCATTGAACCCCTGCCTTTTCCAGCGGTTGTTTATATAACTGAACACGGAGAGAATAACTATTATCAGAAAGGCTTTGGAGTAGACAATCCCAGGATGACGCACAATCCCAACAAATTTATGATGGTCCTGAAAAAAGCCTATAAGACGTTAAATTCTCGGCCTCTGAGCCCCACGATTCGTGATGAATTTAGCCTTTACGCCCTCCGTTGA
- a CDS encoding GDSL-type esterase/lipase family protein: protein MTSIRIEAEDMALTTYSTESGNFASNGKLISLRNAPRTTGSAKAVFTGASGIYDVVLGYYDENDGISQLQVSVGGDRLDGWELNKNLGSGKASPQSLVRRTVKTGLSLKPGTAIEIQARANQTEWARVDYIEFIQRKLKGTDAAETLTGDARGNIINGGGGDDTLIGGAGNDILIGGTGNDILDGGSGRDTANYAQATSGIIANLKTGVAIRVAKIMPLGDSITYGKVNKYLPDLGGYRTELWQKLEADGLTVDFVGSQSTGPYNLGDKDHEGHPGKTIDWIDNRVNGWLNTSTPDIVLLMIGTNDTNPRRGKSIGQISSELSNLIDKITQQLPDTQLLVASIPPINPDGQPQARVQKGLDFNAAIPNIVDGKLAEGKKVKFVDMTSLTVDDISSPPDDNGLHPTIDGYGKVTDLWYDALLGIGVDQGTFSVDKDTLISIENLVGSDFNDTLVGKAGANVIEGGGGRDILTGGGGVDTFVYRSPTEGGDTITDFSWNDILQISASVFGGGLQAGIPLSMSPSTTGVFVSDANPIPIFTSANFLYNTGTGDLSFDRDGTGSDAAVVIATLNGLPFLGLDQFRIVT from the coding sequence ATGACGTCAATTCGGATTGAAGCCGAAGATATGGCGCTGACGACCTACAGCACTGAGTCGGGCAACTTCGCCTCCAACGGGAAACTGATCAGTCTCCGCAACGCACCACGCACCACGGGCAGCGCAAAAGCTGTGTTTACCGGGGCATCTGGTATCTACGACGTGGTGCTTGGCTACTACGATGAGAATGACGGCATCTCTCAGCTACAGGTGAGTGTGGGAGGCGATCGCCTAGATGGGTGGGAGCTCAACAAAAATCTTGGCAGTGGTAAAGCCAGCCCTCAGAGTCTGGTACGCCGCACTGTTAAAACTGGGCTATCACTCAAGCCGGGGACAGCCATAGAAATCCAAGCGAGAGCCAACCAGACGGAATGGGCACGGGTTGACTACATCGAGTTCATCCAACGCAAGCTTAAGGGTACTGACGCTGCCGAAACTCTAACGGGGGATGCCCGAGGCAATATCATTAACGGTGGTGGAGGCGACGACACCCTGATTGGCGGCGCTGGCAATGATATCTTGATTGGCGGAACGGGCAACGATATCCTCGATGGTGGTTCCGGTAGGGATACAGCTAACTATGCCCAGGCAACCAGCGGTATCATTGCCAACTTAAAGACAGGGGTTGCTATACGGGTAGCAAAGATCATGCCCCTGGGTGACTCTATTACTTACGGAAAGGTCAACAAGTACTTACCAGATCTCGGAGGCTACCGAACTGAGTTATGGCAAAAGCTTGAGGCTGATGGTTTAACCGTAGATTTTGTAGGTTCACAGTCTACTGGACCCTACAATCTGGGTGATAAAGACCATGAAGGACATCCTGGCAAGACAATCGATTGGATTGACAATCGAGTTAATGGGTGGTTGAACACCTCTACGCCAGACATCGTCCTGTTAATGATTGGCACGAATGATACGAATCCGAGGAGAGGCAAGTCAATCGGTCAAATTTCCAGTGAACTGAGTAACCTGATTGACAAAATTACTCAGCAGTTACCTGATACACAACTGCTTGTGGCCTCAATTCCACCCATTAATCCAGACGGACAGCCTCAGGCACGGGTTCAAAAGGGCTTAGATTTCAATGCAGCCATACCTAACATCGTGGATGGCAAGCTTGCTGAAGGCAAAAAAGTCAAGTTCGTCGATATGACAAGCTTGACAGTGGATGACATTTCCTCGCCGCCAGATGACAATGGTCTTCATCCCACCATAGATGGCTATGGCAAGGTTACTGACTTGTGGTACGACGCCCTGCTAGGCATTGGTGTAGACCAAGGCACCTTCAGCGTAGACAAAGATACTCTCATCAGTATTGAGAATCTTGTTGGTTCGGACTTTAACGATACGCTGGTAGGCAAGGCTGGTGCCAACGTCATTGAAGGTGGTGGTGGCAGGGATATTCTCACAGGGGGGGGTGGGGTCGATACCTTTGTATATCGCTCGCCAACTGAAGGCGGTGACACGATCACTGACTTTAGTTGGAATGATATCTTGCAGATCTCTGCTTCTGTCTTTGGTGGCGGCTTACAGGCAGGTATTCCCCTGAGCATGAGTCCTTCTACAACTGGTGTCTTCGTCAGTGATGCCAATCCAATTCCTATATTCACTAGTGCTAACTTCTTGTACAACACTGGTACAGGTGACCTCAGCTTTGACCGTGATGGCACTGGCTCAGATGCGGCAGTAGTGATTGCAACACTAAATGGATTACCATTTCTCGGTCTCGATCAATTCAGGATTGTTACTTAA
- a CDS encoding Gfo/Idh/MocA family oxidoreductase: MIIVDRALAARAEAGNPVRVGMIGAGFMGRGIANQIVNSVAGMELVAIFNRNLEGAKRAYTEAGIEEVQVVKRVVDLEEAIARGQYAITDDAMLLCQAQGIDAIIEVTGTIEFGAHVVMEAIAHRKHIILMNAELDGTIGPMLKVYADRAGVILSACDGDQPGVQMNLYRFVKSIGLTPLLCGNIKGLQDPYRNPTTQEGFAKRWGQKPHMVTSFADGSKISFEQAIVANATGMRVAQRGMLGYDYTGHVDEMTQMYDVGSLKQLGGIVDYVVGAKPGPGVFVFATHDDPKQQHYLNLYKLGEGPLYSFYTPYHLCHFEVPLSVARAVLFQDAVMAPLAGPLVDVVTTAKIDLKAGETLDGIGFYMTYGQCENSEVVQAQNLLPIGLAEGCRLKRDIAKDQVLTYDDVELPSGRLCDKLRAEQNAHFSSSKALATV, translated from the coding sequence ATGATTATTGTTGATCGAGCGCTGGCAGCACGGGCAGAAGCAGGTAATCCTGTGAGAGTGGGGATGATTGGTGCTGGGTTTATGGGGCGAGGCATTGCCAATCAAATCGTTAACTCTGTAGCGGGGATGGAATTGGTTGCCATCTTTAACCGCAATCTGGAGGGAGCAAAGCGGGCATATACTGAGGCAGGGATAGAAGAAGTCCAAGTTGTCAAGAGGGTTGTTGACTTGGAAGAAGCGATCGCGCGGGGGCAATATGCAATAACCGATGATGCCATGCTGTTGTGTCAAGCACAAGGCATTGATGCAATCATCGAAGTCACAGGCACGATTGAATTTGGCGCTCATGTCGTGATGGAAGCGATCGCCCACCGCAAGCACATCATCCTGATGAATGCAGAACTCGATGGCACGATTGGTCCGATGCTCAAAGTATATGCCGACCGTGCTGGCGTAATCCTCAGCGCCTGTGATGGTGACCAGCCGGGAGTGCAGATGAATCTCTATCGCTTCGTCAAAAGCATCGGGCTGACTCCGCTTTTATGTGGCAACATCAAAGGTCTACAAGATCCTTACCGCAATCCTACGACACAGGAAGGGTTTGCCAAACGCTGGGGACAAAAGCCGCACATGGTGACCAGCTTTGCTGATGGCAGTAAGATCTCCTTCGAGCAAGCGATCGTTGCCAATGCTACAGGCATGAGAGTAGCTCAGCGCGGTATGCTGGGGTACGACTACACCGGTCATGTGGATGAAATGACCCAGATGTATGACGTTGGCTCTCTTAAACAGTTGGGCGGCATAGTCGATTACGTTGTCGGTGCCAAACCAGGTCCGGGTGTATTTGTGTTTGCCACCCATGACGATCCCAAGCAACAGCACTATCTCAATCTTTATAAGTTGGGTGAAGGTCCGCTTTACAGCTTCTACACCCCTTACCATTTGTGTCACTTTGAGGTGCCTTTATCTGTGGCTCGCGCCGTTCTGTTTCAGGATGCTGTGATGGCTCCCTTAGCTGGTCCCCTGGTTGATGTCGTTACTACTGCCAAAATTGACCTCAAAGCTGGAGAAACGCTTGATGGCATTGGTTTCTACATGACCTATGGTCAGTGTGAAAACTCGGAGGTTGTCCAAGCTCAAAACCTACTGCCAATCGGCTTAGCTGAAGGATGTCGCTTGAAGCGGGATATTGCTAAAGACCAAGTCCTCACCTATGACGATGTGGAATTGCCTTCAGGCAGGCTGTGTGACAAGTTGCGGGCTGAGCAAAATGCTCATTTTAGCTCATCGAAAGCGCTTGCAACCGTTTAA
- a CDS encoding IS630 family transposase (programmed frameshift), producing the protein MPAPYSDDFRSKVMAAIDRGEKKSHVSHMFNISRDTIDRWLKRRDQTGNVQAVQGYQRGHSHRISDWDEFRAFAQKYGDKTQAEMAQRWHKEMSERTMSRALAHIGWTRKKSYGYRERDEAKRVAFLAQLAEIPASQRVYVDESGMDERDDYGYGWCERGKRFEALKSGRRAGRVNMIAAYCERQLSAPFTVEGACNRVVFETWLATCLLPTLQPGQVVILDNATFHHGGRIAALVESVGCRLLYLPAYSPDLNRIEKCWAWLKTRIRKCLSDSASLRQAMESVLKVAAS; encoded by the exons ATGCCTGCTCCCTACAGTGATGATTTCCGCTCAAAAGTGATGGCAGCCATTGACCGTGGCGAAAAGAAAAGCCATGTCAGCCACATGTTTAATATCAGCCGCGACACAATTGACCGATGGTTGAAGCGCCGGGATCAGACTGGAAATGTACAAGCTGTGCAAGGCTATCAACGAGGGCACAGTCACCGCATCAGCGATTGGGACGAGTTTCGAGCCTTCGCCCAAAAGTACGGCGACAAGACCCAAGCTGAAATGGCGCAACGGTGGCACAAAGAGATGAGTGAACGCACGATGTCTCGTGCTTTGGCACATATCGGCTGGACTCGA AAAAAGAGCTATGGCTACCGAGAACGTGATGAAGCTAAACGCGTCGCGTTCCTAGCTCAACTGGCAGAGATTCCAGCATCACAACGGGTATATGTAGATGAATCGGGAATGGACGAGCGCGACGACTATGGCTATGGTTGGTGTGAGCGGGGCAAGCGATTTGAGGCGCTCAAGTCAGGACGCAGAGCCGGGCGAGTCAACATGATTGCTGCCTACTGTGAGCGACAGTTGAGTGCTCCCTTTACGGTGGAAGGTGCGTGTAATCGAGTGGTGTTTGAAACCTGGCTAGCAACTTGTTTGCTGCCGACGCTTCAGCCTGGACAGGTGGTGATTTTGGATAATGCGACGTTCCATCATGGCGGACGTATTGCAGCTTTGGTTGAGTCAGTTGGATGTCGCCTGTTGTATCTCCCTGCTTATTCCCCAGACTTGAACCGAATTGAGAAGTGCTGGGCTTGGCTTAAAACTCGGATTCGCAAGTGCTTATCTGACTCTGCTTCCCTGCGGCAGGCGATGGAGTCTGTTCTTAAGGTTGCCGCGTCCTAA
- a CDS encoding SDR family oxidoreductase — protein sequence MKILVTGTEGYIGSLLAPMLMQRGHEVIGVDTGFYKVGWLYNGTQLTSKTLNKDIRQIAVEDLQDVEAVVHMAELSNDPAGELSPTITYDINHKGSVHLATLAKAAGVRRFIYMSSCSVYGVATGNDVTEESPVNPQTAYAICKTMVEQDVKTMADESFSPTFMRNATAFGASPRMRFDIVLNNLAGLAWTIKEIKMTSDGTPWRPLVHVLDICKAIVCTLEAPRDIVHNQIFNVGDTAHNYQVKEIAEIVANTFKGCQLSLGDSSADNRSYRVSFEKINKLLPGFKCDWDAVRGAKQLFDLFTLIDMPVDTFFFRGFTRLKQLEYLIRTQQIDQNFLWR from the coding sequence ATGAAAATACTTGTTACTGGAACTGAAGGCTACATCGGCTCTTTGCTGGCTCCTATGTTGATGCAACGCGGGCACGAAGTCATCGGAGTAGATACAGGATTTTATAAAGTTGGCTGGTTGTACAATGGCACACAGCTAACTTCCAAAACCCTCAACAAAGATATCCGGCAGATCGCTGTTGAGGATCTTCAAGATGTCGAGGCAGTGGTTCATATGGCTGAGCTTTCCAACGATCCAGCCGGAGAATTATCTCCCACCATTACCTACGACATTAATCATAAGGGTTCAGTTCACTTGGCAACATTAGCTAAGGCAGCTGGCGTGCGTCGCTTTATCTACATGTCTTCATGCAGTGTATATGGTGTTGCTACTGGTAACGACGTCACTGAAGAGTCCCCTGTCAATCCACAAACAGCCTATGCAATCTGCAAGACGATGGTAGAGCAAGACGTGAAGACGATGGCTGATGAAAGTTTCTCTCCCACCTTTATGCGGAATGCCACAGCTTTTGGTGCCTCTCCGCGAATGCGCTTTGATATTGTTTTGAATAATCTGGCAGGGCTAGCTTGGACGATTAAAGAAATTAAGATGACCAGTGACGGCACTCCTTGGCGTCCATTGGTACACGTGCTGGATATCTGTAAGGCTATTGTTTGCACACTCGAAGCTCCGCGTGACATTGTTCACAACCAAATCTTTAATGTGGGTGACACTGCTCACAACTATCAAGTCAAAGAAATTGCTGAGATAGTTGCTAATACCTTCAAAGGATGCCAATTGAGCTTAGGGGACAGTAGTGCAGACAACCGTAGTTATCGCGTCTCTTTCGAAAAGATTAACAAGTTACTGCCCGGATTTAAATGCGACTGGGATGCGGTTCGTGGGGCAAAACAGCTATTTGATTTGTTCACTCTAATTGATATGCCTGTGGACACCTTTTTTTTCCGAGGCTTTACTCGTTTGAAACAGTTAGAGTACCTAATTCGTACACAGCAAATTGATCAAAATTTCTTATGGAGATAG